From Rhodococcus sp. B7740, one genomic window encodes:
- a CDS encoding UvrD-helicase domain-containing protein, translated as MRSVVEVQAVASLRTVLVEARALDDRVRRAAVHNGGVASFVTSLTDSVGELAASVTATSDGLLVFRGDVRETEVPPRLPWPLDELIDDSELADWSPDVLVVDLSEVHTYASFYRREYGLDLDALFGDYRRTWRSWARSQRRIQEGAELYDALDELERSVSTPGDLDTVLAAWRLRVPEFAVDAHIAFRAAKLTRTAGTRPTGDLNQDDEFTDTQVPAIALHVDAADALFFEFGSTGITAGDHEPLQVRPSGVEQNDLPIGTRVRDRVLSDIRPTIASAIDRRWGPSTSWTLTMSPALVVAEPVATHYQADVRRLQNAVVDALRPWPDLSESATSGLSDAVAGRWASVVEQRLTSLLARLEGISESPAPVDQPTASPEAEIGSQVMPKFRDRFRARSHPVDALTRFRDRRRAAAELATLTPVSTSEPGTLSLEVDLGATAFELDHLQRRIAEAEPEDRLVVIAGAGQGKTEVVAARLDHLARACDMSLSTEVLVLSFSRAAVSAVRSRLQTRVLAQAEIRTFDSFANRVIIDADEEPKGNFENRIARAVQLLTDGDIELPMLDDIQHVVLDEVQDLVGQRARLALALIDRLGGDVGFTALGDPNQALYDFQLTPEERVQRLDVIHELSRLDDVEATGLQRNFRARGDIPLAVVQLGPRLRTIEEPAAARAEVEKFISGLDPVDSDTWLGDVYRAGKSTAVLTKTNGDALRVSQQLTSINVRHTLRREAQEHGARAWVAELVQQLPRNLNRREDVIAALRNTSVADPTDAWNLLKESEGRARFPNDLDVSRIRKVIGGYGIPTALLADTTEDVVVSTIHRAKGLEFDRVFLYDTKYEPDDDDLAIARRDYVALSRARHEIVRCTPKKTKGRMMRDQSSGKSGRWTEQGFMAAGKMGPRAIEIRVEDIDVDEPFDIDGNAASVQSVLAGGSMSGKTVTLELDLDWTHRDAPIYLVKGPSGTALARTTEQFGREMRRIFTIGGARWPTIINGATVMSIESVVGSPEISEEAGLGESGIWLVPRLAGLIRPDWKTKWDGKNR; from the coding sequence TTGCGTTCGGTTGTGGAAGTGCAGGCTGTTGCATCGCTACGAACTGTTCTGGTCGAAGCACGGGCACTTGACGACCGAGTGAGGCGTGCAGCTGTCCATAACGGTGGTGTGGCGTCGTTTGTGACGTCTCTGACGGACTCGGTGGGCGAGTTGGCGGCCTCAGTAACGGCTACGTCAGATGGATTGCTGGTGTTTCGCGGCGACGTCCGAGAAACCGAGGTTCCTCCTCGCTTGCCCTGGCCTCTGGATGAACTCATCGACGACTCAGAGCTCGCGGATTGGTCGCCTGACGTCCTGGTTGTCGATCTCAGCGAAGTCCATACGTACGCAAGCTTCTATCGCCGTGAGTACGGGCTCGACCTCGACGCTCTCTTCGGCGACTACCGACGCACATGGAGGTCATGGGCTCGTTCGCAGCGTCGAATCCAAGAGGGAGCCGAGCTCTACGATGCGTTGGACGAACTCGAACGGTCGGTGTCAACGCCGGGTGACCTCGACACGGTGCTCGCGGCCTGGCGTCTGCGCGTCCCAGAGTTCGCCGTGGATGCGCACATAGCATTCCGGGCAGCAAAATTGACCAGGACAGCGGGGACTCGCCCAACCGGTGACCTGAACCAGGACGACGAGTTCACGGATACACAGGTACCGGCGATCGCACTACACGTCGACGCGGCCGATGCTCTGTTCTTCGAGTTCGGGTCGACCGGTATAACTGCTGGTGACCACGAGCCGCTGCAGGTTCGTCCTAGCGGTGTCGAACAAAATGATCTGCCCATCGGAACTCGCGTCCGTGACCGGGTCTTGTCCGACATACGGCCGACCATTGCGAGTGCCATAGACCGGCGGTGGGGTCCGAGCACCTCGTGGACCCTGACGATGAGCCCTGCCTTGGTGGTGGCCGAACCGGTTGCAACCCACTATCAAGCAGACGTGCGGCGGCTGCAGAACGCTGTCGTCGATGCACTACGTCCATGGCCCGATCTTTCTGAGTCTGCAACGTCGGGCCTGTCCGACGCGGTCGCCGGGCGATGGGCGAGCGTGGTCGAACAACGCTTGACGAGCCTGCTGGCGCGCCTGGAAGGTATATCTGAATCCCCAGCGCCCGTTGATCAACCCACAGCTTCACCAGAAGCCGAAATTGGTTCGCAAGTTATGCCGAAGTTCCGCGATCGGTTCAGGGCCAGAAGTCACCCCGTTGACGCGTTAACGCGGTTCCGTGACCGGCGCCGCGCAGCCGCTGAACTGGCAACGCTTACTCCAGTTTCGACGAGCGAACCCGGAACCCTCTCTTTAGAGGTAGATCTGGGTGCGACTGCATTCGAGCTCGATCACCTTCAACGTCGTATCGCCGAGGCGGAACCAGAAGACCGACTTGTGGTCATAGCCGGCGCTGGGCAAGGCAAAACCGAAGTTGTCGCAGCGCGACTCGACCATCTGGCACGCGCGTGCGACATGTCGCTGTCAACTGAGGTGCTTGTCCTGAGCTTCTCGAGGGCTGCGGTATCCGCTGTTCGTAGTCGACTTCAGACGCGGGTGCTGGCACAAGCGGAAATTCGCACGTTCGACTCCTTCGCCAACAGGGTCATTATCGACGCCGACGAAGAGCCAAAGGGGAACTTCGAGAATCGAATCGCGCGTGCAGTGCAGCTACTGACCGACGGCGATATCGAACTGCCCATGCTGGACGACATCCAGCACGTCGTCCTGGATGAGGTTCAGGATCTGGTGGGTCAGCGAGCACGGCTAGCGTTGGCTCTGATCGACAGATTGGGCGGCGATGTCGGCTTCACCGCACTCGGCGATCCGAATCAAGCGTTGTACGACTTCCAGTTGACTCCGGAAGAACGGGTTCAGCGGTTGGACGTGATCCACGAATTGAGCCGACTGGATGACGTGGAGGCGACCGGTCTTCAACGAAATTTTCGTGCGCGCGGAGATATTCCCCTGGCTGTTGTACAGCTAGGGCCACGTTTGAGGACGATCGAAGAGCCGGCTGCAGCTCGTGCGGAGGTAGAGAAGTTCATCTCAGGATTGGATCCAGTGGATTCGGATACTTGGCTCGGTGATGTCTACCGCGCGGGCAAGAGTACCGCTGTACTCACGAAGACCAATGGAGACGCTTTGCGGGTGTCTCAGCAACTCACGTCGATCAACGTACGCCACACGTTGAGGCGAGAAGCTCAGGAGCACGGTGCCCGCGCATGGGTCGCCGAGCTGGTCCAGCAGTTGCCCAGGAACCTCAATCGACGTGAGGATGTTATCGCTGCGCTCCGTAACACCTCAGTGGCCGACCCGACCGACGCATGGAATTTGCTGAAAGAGTCCGAAGGGCGAGCACGGTTCCCGAACGATCTCGACGTTTCGCGCATTCGGAAGGTGATCGGGGGATACGGCATACCGACTGCCCTGCTCGCCGATACAACCGAGGACGTTGTCGTCTCCACTATTCATCGCGCGAAGGGGCTCGAGTTTGACAGAGTCTTTTTATACGACACGAAATACGAACCCGACGACGATGACCTCGCAATTGCTCGCCGCGACTATGTTGCTCTAAGCCGTGCGCGCCATGAAATTGTCCGATGCACCCCCAAGAAGACGAAGGGGCGGATGATGAGGGACCAGAGCTCCGGCAAAAGTGGGCGATGGACCGAGCAGGGCTTTATGGCGGCTGGCAAAATGGGGCCGCGTGCAATCGAAATTCGGGTCGAAGACATTGATGTAGACGAACCCTTCGACATCGACGGTAATGCAGCGAGTGTGCAGTCAGTCCTTGCAGGTGGGTCTATGTCTGGAAAAACGGTTACCCTCGAACTGGACTTGGACTGGACCCACCGTGACGCACCGATCTACCTCGTAAAAGGGCCATCGGGGACTGCTCTTGCCCGTACCACCGAGCAGTTCGGGCGTGAGATGAGGCGCATCTTCACCATCGGTGGCGCACGATGGCCGACGATCATCAATGGCGCAACAGTGATGTCGATCGAGTCGGTCGTGGGGTCGCCCGAAATCAGTGAAGAAGCAGGGCTCGGCGAGTCCGGAATCTGGCTTGTGCCCAGACTCGCAGGCTTGATTCGGCCTGATTGGAAGACGAAATGGGACGGTAAGAATCGATGA
- a CDS encoding helicase-related protein produces MTGTTDLNEMYGFRSEMVEDLRRDLLGPAGGNEEVLEEAPLDRYVVGVLWPLDDALQEEPEPDSAEPDTVDGASDSPVAQSLMRYPSSMGLTFTVDSTLVHEVHFDISAARYDPSAALVEPDDSSPRRRGRTRPATWSRKLVSPDRVTHSLATTGAVKLSVAPGLELYVLTRSPRDGKVTVSAVARNVQTAEKNELKDARAWFQVELVVSTDVDAIVDRSMPNRLGAEYDLRSAQLIYRNARNFGIGHGCAVTWYGVSAPITDRIGTTLLPAQEVSRARPGQVGSDVDLRMSFLASAATDTLVGTLGRLVTAYREWIFTLEASLAAGETDVPESLKPTAAEHIENAREAAGRIQAGVELLQRDPDVLRAFRLANSAMQAQRARQVWVRNGATGSADGGEEQSWYPFQIAFILLNLPSVADRSHPERDVADLLWFPTGGGKTEAYLGLVAFIVLLRRIRDNAAIGVAVIMRYTLRLLTIQQFERATMLMCALEQIRTADNGLGSRPFSIGLWVGRGGTPNTLEDAKKSLRALRSGTEITEANPVQLTQCPWCGKALDDSKYKVVSSPSPKLVIACGNQTCDFASGLPVYLVDQDIYEYRPELILGTVDKFAMMAWRAEVGKLFARDGVGSAPDLIIQDELHLISGPLGSMVGLYETAVDVACSTTDAEGNVLSRPKIIASTATIRRANEQIKQVFDRQSRQFPPPGIDPDQSFFAEPAPRDVAGTRMYVGVMSPATSHATLLVRTYGALLQAARDIEGRPEIRDPYWTLLGYFNSLRVLGSALLQVEGDVRERLGVVARRTGTDARRLQSAGELTSRVSSADIPRRLKSLERTFESGNADDVVLATNMISVGVDIDRLGLMAVMGQPQSSSEYIQATSRVGRRFPGLVVTIFNSARSRDRSHFENFVPFHQALYRAVEATSATPFAARARDRGLHGVFVALARLMVDSMSGDLGAHAAPSHKAELRQLIALIEKRVESTTDGEETADTVEQLEEMLKVWIAEASSRDSMRYENRKDSSDTLLVEPSSALTDQDIEYTQTETPWPTLMSLRDVDAESALYSIRMRSES; encoded by the coding sequence ATGACTGGCACAACTGACCTCAATGAGATGTACGGGTTCCGAAGCGAGATGGTCGAGGACCTTCGACGCGATCTGCTCGGGCCCGCAGGCGGCAACGAAGAAGTTCTCGAAGAGGCTCCACTCGACCGATATGTAGTGGGTGTGCTCTGGCCCCTGGATGATGCACTGCAGGAGGAGCCCGAGCCCGACAGCGCGGAGCCCGATACCGTTGACGGTGCGAGCGACTCACCCGTCGCACAGTCACTCATGCGCTACCCCTCATCGATGGGTCTGACCTTCACCGTCGACTCGACTCTGGTACACGAAGTTCACTTCGACATTTCGGCAGCACGATACGACCCTTCGGCGGCGTTGGTTGAACCGGATGATTCGTCGCCTCGCCGCCGTGGCCGTACTAGGCCTGCGACATGGAGCAGGAAGTTGGTAAGCCCAGATCGAGTGACGCATTCATTGGCTACCACGGGTGCCGTGAAACTCAGTGTGGCACCAGGTCTCGAACTGTACGTCCTCACTCGTAGCCCGCGGGATGGCAAAGTCACGGTTTCAGCGGTTGCCCGCAACGTACAGACTGCAGAAAAGAATGAACTCAAGGACGCCAGGGCATGGTTTCAGGTCGAACTGGTTGTGTCGACGGATGTTGATGCGATAGTCGACCGGAGCATGCCCAACCGACTCGGAGCCGAATACGATCTACGATCCGCACAATTGATCTACCGCAATGCACGAAACTTCGGCATCGGTCACGGTTGTGCCGTCACGTGGTACGGAGTCTCAGCCCCGATCACCGACAGAATTGGGACAACTCTGCTGCCCGCACAGGAAGTTTCGCGGGCGAGGCCAGGGCAAGTGGGTTCCGACGTAGATCTGCGGATGTCGTTTCTCGCCAGCGCAGCGACCGACACACTCGTCGGCACTCTGGGCAGATTGGTTACCGCATATCGCGAGTGGATTTTCACACTGGAGGCATCTCTTGCCGCCGGAGAAACCGATGTGCCTGAATCGCTTAAGCCGACGGCGGCCGAGCACATCGAAAATGCCCGCGAAGCGGCTGGGCGTATTCAGGCCGGAGTCGAACTGCTGCAGAGGGACCCGGACGTACTGCGCGCGTTCCGGTTGGCCAATTCCGCGATGCAAGCACAGCGTGCTCGGCAGGTATGGGTCCGTAACGGTGCCACCGGGTCTGCCGACGGCGGTGAAGAGCAGTCTTGGTACCCGTTTCAGATCGCCTTCATTCTCTTGAACCTTCCGAGTGTGGCGGATCGGAGCCATCCAGAACGGGATGTCGCAGACCTTCTGTGGTTCCCGACCGGTGGTGGCAAGACCGAAGCATATTTGGGACTTGTTGCATTTATTGTGCTGCTGCGCCGAATTCGTGACAACGCCGCTATCGGTGTAGCTGTCATCATGCGATATACGCTCCGCCTGTTGACGATTCAGCAGTTCGAGCGCGCGACCATGCTGATGTGTGCGCTCGAGCAGATCCGAACTGCAGACAATGGGTTAGGGTCGAGACCGTTCTCGATCGGCCTGTGGGTAGGGCGTGGGGGAACACCGAACACCCTGGAAGATGCGAAGAAGTCGCTACGCGCTTTGCGGTCGGGTACCGAAATCACTGAAGCAAATCCAGTGCAGCTGACCCAATGCCCCTGGTGTGGGAAAGCGCTCGACGACTCCAAGTACAAGGTGGTCTCCAGTCCGTCGCCCAAACTGGTCATCGCGTGTGGCAACCAAACGTGCGACTTTGCATCTGGTCTGCCGGTCTACTTGGTCGATCAGGATATTTACGAGTACCGACCCGAGTTGATCCTGGGCACCGTGGACAAGTTTGCCATGATGGCGTGGCGTGCCGAGGTGGGGAAACTGTTTGCTCGGGACGGAGTTGGCAGCGCTCCCGATCTCATCATCCAAGACGAATTGCACTTGATTTCGGGTCCACTGGGGTCGATGGTTGGCCTGTACGAGACCGCGGTCGATGTCGCGTGCTCCACAACCGATGCCGAAGGCAACGTTTTGTCGCGTCCGAAGATCATTGCTTCGACTGCCACGATTCGACGAGCGAACGAGCAGATCAAACAGGTCTTCGACCGGCAATCGCGCCAATTTCCGCCGCCAGGAATCGATCCCGACCAGTCGTTTTTCGCCGAACCGGCGCCACGCGACGTTGCGGGAACACGTATGTACGTAGGAGTGATGAGCCCCGCAACAAGCCACGCAACCCTGCTCGTTCGAACCTACGGAGCGCTACTACAGGCTGCTCGAGACATCGAAGGCCGACCCGAGATCCGCGATCCCTACTGGACGCTACTTGGTTACTTCAATAGTTTGCGCGTTCTCGGAAGTGCGTTGCTCCAGGTGGAGGGTGACGTGCGCGAGCGACTCGGAGTCGTCGCACGGCGAACGGGTACTGATGCACGACGCCTTCAATCGGCAGGCGAGTTGACAAGTCGTGTCTCATCTGCAGATATCCCTCGGCGGCTCAAGAGTCTCGAGCGGACGTTCGAGTCCGGTAATGCAGACGACGTCGTGCTCGCAACGAATATGATCTCGGTAGGTGTTGACATCGATCGTCTAGGGCTGATGGCTGTGATGGGTCAGCCGCAATCGAGCTCCGAGTACATCCAGGCGACAAGTAGGGTTGGCCGGAGATTTCCAGGTCTGGTGGTCACGATTTTCAATTCGGCACGTTCGCGTGATCGGTCACACTTCGAGAACTTCGTTCCTTTTCACCAGGCTTTGTACAGGGCCGTCGAAGCGACGAGCGCGACGCCGTTCGCTGCTAGGGCTCGGGATCGCGGGCTTCACGGCGTTTTCGTCGCGCTCGCACGTCTCATGGTCGACTCGATGTCTGGAGACCTCGGGGCTCACGCGGCACCGAGCCATAAAGCCGAACTCCGACAACTGATTGCGCTGATCGAAAAGCGGGTTGAGTCGACGACAGATGGTGAGGAGACAGCGGACACTGTCGAGCAACTCGAAGAGATGTTGAAAGTCTGGATTGCAGAGGCAAGTTCGCGGGATTCGATGAGATATGAGAACCGCAAAGATTCGTCGGACACCCTCCTCGTCGAGCCTTCGTCCGCGCTGACAGACCAAGACATCGAGTACACACAAACCGAAACTCCCTGGCCCACGCTGATGAGCCTGAGAGATGTCGACGCAGAAAGTGCGCTCTACTCGATCCGAATGAGGAGTGAATCATGA
- the drmB gene encoding DUF1998 domain-containing protein, with protein sequence MSVAKARRTQLMSTYGVGSLFPSDTTSYMIAGIHQWKPRDADTISEPRLARSLGVSELKAPPAGSKRKRDIPVIRFPVTQVCPSCRRIDSIGRLSNDREVSRCSCEKRTELSPFRLIVACARGHIDEFPYYRWLHQGQDVGSNHTMHLRAQGRTSSLADLELTCTCGVQPRSLDGSAGPKALAEFGRCAGRRPWLGPDSAQACDETPRTLQRGASNVWLPAVRSAISIPPYSAALAKFVDRHWVSLGDPEAVTPALLRNLAKHSRRFSVQQIENELERRRGEALDDLLTEEALRRQEYLALREGREQEGLDDDFVCLERDVPVDFEHLISDVRKVTRLREVRALYGFTRLDDDNTEDNLCALSPEKTHWLPAIEVIGEGVFLAFHRDVLEEWAQEKFAAERWSLLERAAGPGLSRPDERDLTGVIRVALHTFAHVLIDQLSLAAGYPAASLRERLYIDDGEMAGVLIYTASSDSAGSLGGVASQAETERLGPALAEGLARLSWCSADPVCIESHGSGTDALNLAACHACVLLPETSCELGNRYLDRALLFGTPEGGHEDKGLFSDALMSI encoded by the coding sequence ATGAGTGTTGCGAAAGCTCGGCGCACGCAGCTCATGAGCACGTACGGCGTGGGTAGTCTGTTTCCCTCCGACACAACGAGTTACATGATTGCCGGTATCCACCAGTGGAAGCCTCGTGATGCGGACACGATCAGCGAACCAAGGCTCGCACGGAGCCTGGGTGTCTCCGAACTGAAGGCACCTCCGGCTGGGTCCAAGCGGAAGCGCGACATCCCCGTCATCAGATTCCCTGTCACCCAAGTGTGTCCGTCCTGCCGCCGTATCGACTCGATCGGCAGGCTTTCGAACGACAGGGAAGTCAGCCGGTGTAGCTGCGAGAAGCGGACAGAGCTGAGTCCTTTTCGTCTGATCGTGGCATGCGCACGAGGGCACATCGATGAATTCCCCTATTACCGTTGGCTACACCAGGGGCAGGATGTCGGATCGAATCACACGATGCACCTGAGGGCGCAGGGGCGCACATCTTCTCTCGCTGACTTGGAATTGACGTGTACTTGCGGGGTGCAGCCTCGAAGTCTCGATGGTTCTGCAGGCCCGAAAGCACTCGCCGAGTTCGGTAGGTGCGCCGGACGGCGACCGTGGCTAGGCCCTGACAGTGCACAGGCATGTGACGAAACCCCGCGGACGCTGCAGCGAGGAGCATCGAACGTCTGGCTACCTGCGGTGAGGTCGGCCATCTCGATACCTCCGTACTCTGCTGCGCTTGCCAAGTTCGTCGATCGTCATTGGGTGTCGCTCGGAGACCCAGAAGCCGTGACCCCGGCGCTTCTACGAAACTTGGCAAAGCACTCTCGCAGATTTTCTGTACAGCAGATCGAGAACGAGCTGGAGCGCCGCCGTGGCGAAGCGCTGGATGATCTTCTGACCGAAGAGGCCTTGCGACGGCAGGAGTACTTGGCATTGCGAGAAGGCCGTGAACAAGAAGGTCTCGACGACGATTTCGTTTGCCTGGAGCGTGATGTACCGGTCGATTTCGAGCACCTAATCTCGGACGTGCGCAAAGTTACCAGGCTTCGCGAGGTGCGGGCACTCTATGGATTTACTCGACTCGACGACGACAACACCGAGGACAATCTGTGCGCTCTGTCACCGGAGAAGACCCACTGGCTGCCCGCGATCGAGGTGATCGGCGAAGGCGTCTTTCTGGCGTTTCACCGTGATGTCCTCGAAGAGTGGGCCCAAGAGAAGTTTGCGGCCGAGAGGTGGAGTCTGCTGGAGCGGGCCGCCGGCCCGGGTCTGTCCCGCCCAGACGAGCGAGACCTGACTGGGGTGATTCGCGTCGCGCTTCACACGTTCGCACACGTCCTGATCGATCAATTATCGCTCGCTGCAGGCTATCCCGCAGCGTCGCTTCGCGAACGGCTGTACATCGATGACGGGGAGATGGCGGGCGTTCTTATTTACACGGCGAGTTCCGACTCGGCGGGCAGCCTTGGCGGAGTTGCATCGCAGGCCGAAACCGAGCGGTTGGGCCCGGCTCTGGCTGAAGGATTGGCGAGATTGTCCTGGTGCTCGGCCGATCCCGTGTGCATCGAGTCGCATGGCTCGGGAACGGACGCGCTCAACCTGGCTGCATGTCACGCGTGCGTACTGCTTCCAGAAACGTCGTGTGAACTGGGCAACCGCTATTTGGACCGGGCATTGCTGTTCGGGACGCCGGAGGGTGGCCATGAAGACAAAGGCCTGTTCAGTGACGCGCTCATGTCGATCTAG
- a CDS encoding ParA family protein, giving the protein MAKAVATINLKGGVGKSTMTAALAEFMAGDFGKRVLLIDLDPQTNLTTMMIGSDQWQALNNSGRTLKALFEEALDSEAASFDIEDAIQRNVSPLANLGGIDLLASSLDMIEISEEVAAWQYDEPDSLEPVLVLKRAVDKIRDQYDYILIDCPPNMGIITRNGLMLADAYVIPTIPDVLSTYGIPQIQKRVRMFSDKTGHKIKALGLIITKYRKGTNLHRDTIQRLQNAVLDYDALPAHERELTERPPNVIPVYIPDAIAIASAADYFDWGTLNKRYGGGPTVGALNELTSHLMTNVEIYT; this is encoded by the coding sequence ATGGCCAAAGCAGTTGCGACCATCAACCTCAAGGGTGGTGTCGGTAAATCCACGATGACGGCCGCGCTGGCGGAGTTCATGGCAGGCGACTTCGGAAAGCGCGTCCTTCTGATCGATCTCGACCCACAGACCAACCTGACCACAATGATGATCGGGTCCGATCAGTGGCAGGCACTGAACAATTCCGGTCGCACACTGAAAGCGCTGTTCGAGGAAGCACTCGATTCGGAAGCGGCATCATTCGACATCGAGGATGCGATTCAACGGAACGTGTCGCCGTTGGCGAATCTAGGAGGAATCGACTTACTCGCGTCATCGCTCGACATGATCGAGATATCCGAGGAGGTCGCTGCGTGGCAGTACGACGAACCGGACTCGCTGGAGCCTGTGCTCGTACTAAAGCGGGCCGTGGACAAAATTCGTGATCAGTACGACTACATCTTGATCGATTGTCCACCGAACATGGGGATTATCACCCGAAATGGGTTGATGCTGGCCGATGCCTATGTCATCCCGACCATCCCAGATGTGTTGTCAACGTACGGTATTCCGCAAATCCAGAAGCGGGTACGCATGTTCTCAGACAAGACAGGCCATAAGATCAAGGCGCTGGGCTTGATCATCACGAAGTACCGCAAAGGCACCAATCTGCACCGCGACACCATCCAGCGCCTGCAGAATGCGGTCCTCGACTACGACGCGCTACCAGCTCATGAACGTGAACTGACGGAACGGCCACCGAACGTCATTCCCGTCTACATCCCCGACGCGATCGCAATCGCCAGCGCCGCTGACTATTTCGACTGGGGCACCCTGAACAAGCGATACGGCGGCGGGCCTACTGTCGGGGCCCTGAACGAATTGACCAGCCACCTGATGACGAATGTCGAGATTTACACATGA
- a CDS encoding DNA cytosine methyltransferase, whose product MEDSRDVVTDLSSHSVVDLFAGPGGIDVAATWLGMEAHGIEWDEDACATRRQAGLDTSQNDVRELGPANFPGATVLAGGPPCQTFTVAGSGTGRDSIGVVIELIERVVHGEDIRGELANLGDVRTGLVLEPLRWVRDAYVAGNPYEAVVLEQVQTVLPVWEAMKPALEFFGYRVECKVLRTEQFGVPQTRRRAVLVANRTVTPIRPRESHQSYSAGMHRGSGPPDLEPWETMGTALSRSGWFEVVSNYGSGGISTARGRRTSDQPSATVTGKVSRNRILDRQGVEQSRFTPHEAGRLQTFPADYPWVDSAWAQQVGNAMPPRLAVHALAAAFGLVPSRLQLDSKISSMWTKRREDASPVELVRPASSHDTQLDRDVLAAV is encoded by the coding sequence ATGGAAGACAGTCGCGACGTAGTCACCGATTTGTCATCGCACTCGGTCGTCGATCTGTTCGCTGGGCCCGGGGGCATCGACGTCGCCGCTACGTGGCTCGGCATGGAAGCCCACGGTATCGAATGGGACGAGGATGCGTGCGCCACCCGTCGGCAGGCGGGTTTGGACACCAGCCAGAATGACGTCCGTGAGCTCGGGCCCGCCAACTTCCCGGGTGCGACCGTCCTTGCCGGCGGCCCCCCATGTCAGACCTTCACAGTTGCGGGATCAGGAACCGGCCGTGACTCGATCGGCGTTGTCATTGAACTGATCGAACGCGTGGTGCACGGCGAAGACATTCGAGGCGAGCTTGCAAATCTCGGTGATGTCCGAACTGGTCTTGTGCTGGAGCCTCTTCGGTGGGTCAGAGATGCATATGTCGCGGGGAACCCCTACGAGGCAGTCGTCCTGGAGCAGGTACAAACGGTGCTGCCGGTGTGGGAGGCGATGAAGCCTGCGCTGGAGTTCTTCGGTTATCGAGTGGAGTGCAAAGTACTACGAACCGAACAATTCGGTGTACCCCAGACTCGGCGCAGAGCGGTGTTGGTTGCAAACCGGACCGTCACGCCAATCCGCCCAAGAGAGAGCCACCAGTCGTATAGCGCAGGAATGCATCGAGGTAGCGGCCCGCCGGACCTCGAGCCATGGGAGACGATGGGCACCGCGCTGAGTAGGTCAGGATGGTTCGAGGTCGTATCGAATTACGGCTCGGGTGGGATCTCCACAGCCCGTGGCCGGCGAACCTCAGATCAGCCCTCGGCAACCGTCACGGGTAAAGTGTCGCGCAATCGCATCCTTGATCGACAAGGCGTCGAGCAGAGCCGGTTCACGCCACATGAGGCAGGTCGACTGCAAACTTTTCCGGCTGATTACCCGTGGGTCGATTCTGCATGGGCCCAACAAGTGGGAAACGCAATGCCACCCAGACTGGCCGTGCACGCGCTGGCCGCTGCCTTCGGGCTTGTGCCATCGAGGTTGCAGCTCGATTCGAAGATCAGCAGCATGTGGACGAAACGTCGAGAAGACGCTTCGCCTGTCGAATTGGTGAGGCCAGCTAGCTCACACGACACGCAGCTCGACCGGGATGTTCTTGCAGCCGTCTGA